One Prolixibacteraceae bacterium DNA segment encodes these proteins:
- a CDS encoding fibronectin type III-like domain-contianing protein has translation MVPQIYVHHKNSKIDQPVRSLVGFKKIFLQPRESKNISITIPKEKLYNWNTNRHQWVLDKGNFVFQLAEHAGKVIAKESIYIE, from the coding sequence GTGGTTCCTCAAATATATGTTCATCATAAAAATTCAAAAATAGATCAACCTGTTCGCTCTTTAGTTGGGTTTAAAAAGATATTCTTACAACCTAGAGAGAGTAAAAATATCTCCATCACGATTCCTAAAGAAAAACTATATAATTGGAATACCAATCGTCATCAATGGGTTCTTGACAAAGGAAACTTTGTTTTTCAATTAGCTGAACATGCTGGAAAGGTGATAGCAAAAGAAAGTATATATATAGAATAA